One window of the Capillibacterium thermochitinicola genome contains the following:
- a CDS encoding RHS repeat domain-containing protein, with protein sequence MEEYQYDVAGNRKQETITLRSSTTRNYRYYPNSNKLMTNGKYAFVYDENGNLIQKGEYFTIEGDTVVFDPEEKDLWTYEYDLLNRLTKVEKDGKVVAEYLYDEAGLRVQKKSPDTTVYYVFDQSGQVLYEEEDGEYLAYVYVLGKHFARVDGKVGSGEKQTYFYHTDHLGSTVLVTDEAGQAVWSTEYTPFGSLTIAEGKLKRAAKFTGKDLDEDTGLYYFNARWYDSELGRFISEDPVKDGVNWYTYANNNPLLYVDPLGLAAFVTKQIKSRLVCKFLSYQ encoded by the coding sequence GTGGAAGAATACCAGTACGACGTCGCCGGGAACCGGAAGCAAGAGACCATCACTTTACGCTCGAGCACGACCCGGAACTATCGCTATTATCCGAACTCCAACAAACTAATGACCAATGGTAAGTACGCCTTTGTTTACGATGAGAACGGGAACTTGATCCAAAAAGGAGAGTACTTTACCATTGAAGGGGATACCGTGGTCTTTGATCCGGAAGAGAAAGACCTTTGGACCTACGAATATGACCTGTTAAACCGGTTGACCAAGGTTGAAAAAGACGGAAAGGTCGTTGCTGAATATCTCTATGATGAAGCCGGGCTGCGGGTGCAGAAGAAAAGCCCCGATACTACAGTCTATTATGTCTTTGACCAATCCGGGCAGGTGCTGTATGAAGAGGAAGACGGAGAGTATCTGGCGTATGTTTATGTCTTAGGTAAGCACTTTGCCCGGGTGGACGGGAAAGTGGGGAGTGGGGAGAAACAGACCTATTTCTACCATACGGACCACTTGGGGAGCACGGTTCTAGTGACGGATGAAGCGGGTCAGGCCGTTTGGAGCACGGAGTATACGCCCTTTGGGAGCCTGACGATTGCGGAAGGTAAACTGAAGCGGGCAGCGAAGTTTACTGGGAAGGATCTGGATGAGGATACGGGGCTCTATTACTTTAACGCTAGGTGGTATGACAGTGAGTTAGGGAGGTTTATTTCGGAGGATCCGGTAAAGGATGGCGTGAATTGGTATACGTATGCGAATAATAATCCGTTACTTTATGTGGATCCATTAGGATTAGCTGCTTTTGTGACAAAACAGATCAAGTCCAGATTAGTGTGTAAATTCCTCAGTTATCAATAA